The genomic stretch TAAGACTAAACTAAGTTAAAATAAGATTAGATAAAAATTAACATAAAAAGTAGAATATAAATAGATAATATAAAATTGACAATTGGATGTGATGTTATTTCCATTATACTGGATGCAGTGGGATTCGGAGCACTGAACCTGGACAGACTCTACCGGGTTAATAAGATAGCTGGAGAAGATGAAGAGGCATATATTACCAACGTCCACGAAAGCTGCGGGGGATCAGCAGCCAACACTATAATAGGACTGGCCAGACTTGGACTTTCAACTGGTTTTTTAGGTAAAGTGGCCCGGGACCGGCCAGGACAGTTACTCCTGGAAAACCTTGAAAATGAAGGTGTTGATACTGGAGGAGTTATTAAAAAAAACAACGGCCGCAGTGGAACTGTCCAGGGATTCGTGGACCTTGAAGGTCAACGAGCATTATACGTTGATCCTGGAGTAAATGATGATATTAAATCAAAGGAGATCAACCTGGAATACATAGCCAGTACACGACTCATTCACCTCACCTCATTTGTAGGTAAATCAATCCAGGTTCAAAAAGAGTTTTTAGAATCAATTCCAGAATGTGTAACCGTCAGCATGGACCCGGGGATGATCTACGCAGAAAAAGGCATTAAAACCCTGGAGAAGTTACTGGAGCGAACTGATATTTTACTTTTAAACCAGAAAGAACTGGAAATACTGATGCCACACCAGGTAAAAGAAGAGGATAAAATGAAAGCCCTTCTTGATTTTGGACTGGAAATACTGGTAGTTAAACAGGGACAAAATGGGTGTACCGTTACTGATGGTGATGAACTTTATTGTTTGGATGCGTTTAAGGTGAATTGTCAGGACACCACCGGTGCAGGGGATGCATTTAACACCGGATTCCTCTACGGATACTTAACTGGTAAAAGTATCAAAAGATCAGCCAACATGGGTAACTACGTAGCATCATACTGTGTGAAGATGCCCGGGGCCATCAGTGGACTTCCATTCTTATCACAGATAATATCCAAGTATCCCGATAAAATGCATTGATTAAGATAAGATAGGTTGATTAAAAGTAATCATTAAAATTAAATTGAATAGTATCCTTTAAAAAATTTGGATATAAATAAAATTATTAATTGAACTGTATCTTAAAAAAATTTAGATATAACTTAATTAGATGTTATTATAATACTATAAATCAGGGAAAGAAATAAACTAACCAGTAGTATAATACCCACAGTTAGTGAATTATATGACGGTGTTAAGATGGATGTAACATTCAAAAAGAAAAAAGAGGTACTGGAGGGAGAGGTTGCCCTTAAATCCCGGGACATGGAAGATAGTCAGGAAGGGTTTAAAGGAGAAATCGAAGATTGTGCCTTCGAAGATGAATTCATAACTATCTCTCCAGAATGTGTCCGGTGCAATTTGTGTGTGGAGGAATGTCCAGTTAATGCTATCAGTGACTCCACATTCTCACGACCGGCCAGAATTCTGGAGGGCTGTGTGAAATGTGAAATCTGCGCCCAGACCTGCCCCGTGAAATGTATACATGTCATTGAAAGCACATCAACTGTCCAGGATGATGTTAAATTTCATCTGAAGGATGTTAAGATACCCCATCGTAAACTGCGCATGGAATCAATTGAAGTAGATCCAGATAAATGTGATTCATGTTCTACTTGTATTAAATTCTGCCCCACTGAAGCCATAACTGTTAGTGAGGGAGAAACTGCCCAGATTAACCCTGAAGCATGTGTGGGTTGCGGTGCCTGTGCT from Methanobacterium sp. Maddingley MBC34 encodes the following:
- a CDS encoding sugar kinase, ribokinase (PFAM: pfkB family carbohydrate kinase) codes for the protein MTIGCDVISIILDAVGFGALNLDRLYRVNKIAGEDEEAYITNVHESCGGSAANTIIGLARLGLSTGFLGKVARDRPGQLLLENLENEGVDTGGVIKKNNGRSGTVQGFVDLEGQRALYVDPGVNDDIKSKEINLEYIASTRLIHLTSFVGKSIQVQKEFLESIPECVTVSMDPGMIYAEKGIKTLEKLLERTDILLLNQKELEILMPHQVKEEDKMKALLDFGLEILVVKQGQNGCTVTDGDELYCLDAFKVNCQDTTGAGDAFNTGFLYGYLTGKSIKRSANMGNYVASYCVKMPGAISGLPFLSQIISKYPDKMH
- a CDS encoding 4Fe-4S protein (PFAM: 4Fe-4S binding domain), with the protein product MDVTFKKKKEVLEGEVALKSRDMEDSQEGFKGEIEDCAFEDEFITISPECVRCNLCVEECPVNAISDSTFSRPARILEGCVKCEICAQTCPVKCIHVIESTSTVQDDVKFHLKDVKIPHRKLRMESIEVDPDKCDSCSTCIKFCPTEAITVSEGETAQINPEACVGCGACANVCPQGSIDLVRELGPVIKTKELLVDDDTCVQCQVCEENCPVDAIKLDGDRVVLDHEKCILCEVCSTKCPVGALKLEMV